The region TTTGGGATGGAAACAATTTAAATCGGAAAGATTAGCACGACTGACTCAGATTGTTGAAGCCTTACATAAGCTTAACTTTggaatttatttttgcatggaACCAGGACTGTGTATTTGAAGTGGAAAGGATCTTTTTACAGCCAATAtgcacaaatacatttaaacttcTCTTTTAATGTCTACTAACAGCAGGCCAGAGACTCTACCTGGTATGTCTGGTAGCTGATGGCCATGCCATATCTGCAGTACATGACATAGTGTTCACAGTTGTACCACAGTAAGCTGTAGGTGACAGAGCCCAGGAGTTTCTCAGCTCTTCTGGCCACCTCGTCCCCGTCCAGAGGAGGCTGGCTGCACACCTTGTCCATGTGGTTAATCAGAATCTCTGAGCCGTAAGCAAAGTCCGCCACAGAGTCCACTCTGATGCTGGCAACCTTAGTGATAACCCCCAGCAGAAGACGATTATTTGTTACCATCTTGGCAATGGCAGATTTATTCTTGGAAATTACTGGAAGGAAGTCCGGGATGAGATGAGCCACGCGATTGTCCCCCAAGTAGATGCCAAAATGTGTGAATAACGTCCTGGGGACTTCTAATAAATCCCCACGCTTGTAAAGGGACAAGTCATGTTTAGAGTCGTCCTCCTTtttggaagctacaaagaaaaaGCTGAGGAGTT is a window of Plectropomus leopardus isolate mb unplaced genomic scaffold, YSFRI_Pleo_2.0 unplaced_scaffold11906, whole genome shotgun sequence DNA encoding:
- the LOC121963621 gene encoding lecithin retinol acyltransferase-like, with protein sequence MFLYKLLSFFFVASKKEDDSKHDLSLYKRGDLLEVPRTLFTHFGIYLGDNRVAHLIPDFLPVISKNKSAIAKMVTNNRLLLGVITKVASIRVDSVADFAYGSEILINHMDKVCSQPPLDGDEVARRAEKLLGSVTYSLLWYNCEHYVMYCRYGMAISYQTYQVESLAC